The following are encoded together in the Cololabis saira isolate AMF1-May2022 chromosome 5, fColSai1.1, whole genome shotgun sequence genome:
- the LOC133443711 gene encoding uncharacterized protein LOC133443711 isoform X1: MAPTPTPRRLLIFTIQKRLLALSSSQLQTVASAVDDDRDVEDLAALSEPELFDLIVDYLRSEKLKGMEDEGMSQILPLNDMIDDMLRAPDGGDVVGGADRGDADVGEEAAAASLQMDDTATHQQTSPSTATMDSNLLSPSRERDPHTPQPTMDRGNNAPTRNLVTTSPARSVTNSAGGVPPGRASTSSSIGEQVVRITDVAALFPRREFKLYGGQISDTGSDMSYSSLCKQMDEGLREGFSESEVIRTVLKITKPGTFRDMLTNKEDLTMSELKRFLRSHIRDKNSTELFQELSTARQQDKEGPQQFLYRIMGLKQRVVFESQQPGADFCYDRKLVQGTFLHTLYQGLNEKNNHVRCDLKPFLADLQVSDDLLLEQITKSTSEEADRLKRLGTVTKHRPVTVSTAQTDETDQTKKTDQAKQTNVDSELQANRAAILELTAQVTSLTKHFAQVVKPAETVTPISHCPTPTRPSTRPQTSSETRGRCQACVQKNIKSCPHCFACGQEGHRKVGCLQRKASGNGRRSLE; encoded by the coding sequence ATGGCTCCCACCCCAACCCCACGACGGCTGCTGATATTCACCATACAGAAGAGACTCCTAGCTTTGAGTTCTAGTCAACTACAGACTGTCGCCAGTGCAGTTGATGACGACAGAGATGTGGAGGACCTGGCGGCACTCAGTGAACCAGAACTGTTTGATTTGATTGTCGACTACCTGagaagtgaaaagttgaaaggAATGGAGGACGAAGGAATGTCTCAAATCCTTCCCCTCAACGACATGATCGATGACATGCTACGTGCCCCGGATGGAGGAGACGTTGTGGGAGGAGCTGACCGTGGAGACGCTGACGTGGGAGAAGAAGCCGCAGCTGCATCTCTCCAGATGGATGACACAGCGACTCATCAACAGACCAGCCCCTCTACAGCAACCATGGACAGTAACCTGCTGTCCCCATCCAGAGAGAGAGACCCTCACACACCTCAACCGACCATGGACAGAGGCAACAACGCACCAACCAGGAACCTCGTCACCACATCGCCAGCCCGATCCGTCACCAACAGTGCAGGTGGTGTCCCTCCTGGCCGTGCCAGTACGTCCTCCAGTATTGGTGAGCAGGTGGTGAGAATTACCGATGTAGCCGCTCTGTTTCCACGTAGAGAATTTAAACTTTATGGTGGTCAGATTTCTGACACAGGGTCTGACATGTCATACAGTAGCCTTTGTAAACAGATGGATGAAGGGTTACGAGAAGGGTTTAGTGAGTCAGAGGTTATCCGCACTGTGCTAAAGATAACTAAGCCTGGTACATTCAGGGATATGCTAACTAACAAAGAAGACCTTACCATGAGTGAGTTAAAACGCTTTCTCCGTTCTCATATCAGGGACAAAAACAGCACTGAGCTTTTTCAGGAGCTTAGTACTGCTAGACAGCAAGACAAAGAGGGCCCACAGCAATTTTTGTACAGAATTATGGGTCTAAAACAGAGAGTTGTTTTTGAGTCACAACAGCCAGGTGCAGATTTTTGTTATGACAGAAAGCTTGTTCAGGGTACATTCCTTCACACACTCTACCAAgggttaaatgaaaaaaataaccatGTCCGGTGTGATCTCAAACCTTTCCTCGCCGACTTACAGGTTAGTGACGACCTTCTCCTCGAACAGATCACTAAGTCCACAAGTGAGGAGGCAGATCGGTTAAAACGCCTTGGTACTGTGACTAAACACCGACCAGTGACTGTAAGTACAGCTCAGACTGACGAGACTGACCAGACTAAAAAGACTGACCAGGCCAAACAGACCAACGTTGACTCTGAATTACAGGCTAACCGTGCTGCTATTCTAGAGCTGACCGCACAAGTGACCTCACTGACCAAACACTTTGCCCAGGTTGTCAAACCCGCAGAGACTGTGACTCCCATTAGCCACTGTCCAACCCCGACTCGACCCTCAACGCGACCCCAGACATCGTCTGAGACCAGGGGCAGATGTCAAGCGTGTGTGCAGAAGAACATAAAGAGCTGCCCTCACTGCTTCGCCTGTGGTCAGGAAGGACATAGAAAAGTTGGCTGTCTACAAAGGAAGGCATCGGGAAACGGGAGGAGGTCACTGGAGTGA
- the LOC133443711 gene encoding uncharacterized protein LOC133443711 isoform X2, with the protein MAPTPTPRRLLIFTIQKRLLALSSSQLQTVASAVDDDRDVEDLAALSEPELFDLIVDYLRSEKLKGMEDEGMSQILPLNDMIDDMLRAPDGGDVVGGADRGDADVGEEAAAASLQMDDTATHQQTSPSTATMDSNLLSPSRERDPHTPQPTMDRGNNAPTRNLVTTSPARSVTNSAGGVPPGRASTSSSIVLPAL; encoded by the coding sequence ATGGCTCCCACCCCAACCCCACGACGGCTGCTGATATTCACCATACAGAAGAGACTCCTAGCTTTGAGTTCTAGTCAACTACAGACTGTCGCCAGTGCAGTTGATGACGACAGAGATGTGGAGGACCTGGCGGCACTCAGTGAACCAGAACTGTTTGATTTGATTGTCGACTACCTGagaagtgaaaagttgaaaggAATGGAGGACGAAGGAATGTCTCAAATCCTTCCCCTCAACGACATGATCGATGACATGCTACGTGCCCCGGATGGAGGAGACGTTGTGGGAGGAGCTGACCGTGGAGACGCTGACGTGGGAGAAGAAGCCGCAGCTGCATCTCTCCAGATGGATGACACAGCGACTCATCAACAGACCAGCCCCTCTACAGCAACCATGGACAGTAACCTGCTGTCCCCATCCAGAGAGAGAGACCCTCACACACCTCAACCGACCATGGACAGAGGCAACAACGCACCAACCAGGAACCTCGTCACCACATCGCCAGCCCGATCCGTCACCAACAGTGCAGGTGGTGTCCCTCCTGGCCGTGCCAGTACGTCCTCCAGTATTG